Part of the Bacteroidales bacterium genome is shown below.
GGAATACGATATTATTTTTTCTTAAATTTCAGAACGCTCCAGTTATTCTTAACACTTTTATGAATAAATTTCACGCCATTCGATTCTGCTTTATCGGAAACTACAGGAACATCAGCATCATAAAAGCCACTCAATAAAAGGATGCCTGATTTTTCAAGATGGCTGGTATATGCAGGAATATCGCGCATTAAAATATTGCGGTTAATATTTGCAAAAATAACATCATATGTTTCGGAGATTATTTCTGCATCACCAAGGAATGCTTTTACTTTATTACCGGCTTCATTCCTGGCTATATTTTCAACAGAGTTATTATAAGCCCATTCATCATTATCAATTGCAGTAACGGTTTTGGCTCCCATTTTAGCTGCAAGAATTGCTAGTACCGAAGTACCACAGCCCATATCCAAAACTTTCTTCCCTTTCAAATCCAATTGAAGAATTTCTTCGATCATTGAAGAAGTTGTTTCATGGTGAGCTGTACCAAATGACATTTTAGGCTCAATAATGATATCATATTTGCAATCATTTTCAACCGGATGAAATGGTGCACGCACACAACACTTACCTGCAATAATTACAGGTGTGTAACTGCTTTCCCATTCTTCATTCCAGTTTTTATCCAGAATATTCTTAAATTCATATTTGATTTTAAACTTTTTATTTTTAAAAATGTCAAGGTTTTCAACCTCTTCAGATGAAAGTTTTGTTGATGGAATGTAAGCAAGCAATCCGGTCTCTGTTTCCACAAAGCTTTCAAAACCAATATCAGCAAGCATTGCAGCTAATATTTCGTTTCCAGAATCTTTAGGTGTAATGGTAAAATTAAATTCGATATAATCCATTAAATTGTTTTATTGTAATGATATTTTTATTCAAAAATTTGTAACAATAAAAATAGAATATTTTTTCGAATTATAAAGAGGTAATAAGTTAATAATTATTAAAAAGAATCAACTATGGTAATAAAATCGT
Proteins encoded:
- the prmA gene encoding 50S ribosomal protein L11 methyltransferase: MDYIEFNFTITPKDSGNEILAAMLADIGFESFVETETGLLAYIPSTKLSSEEVENLDIFKNKKFKIKYEFKNILDKNWNEEWESSYTPVIIAGKCCVRAPFHPVENDCKYDIIIEPKMSFGTAHHETTSSMIEEILQLDLKGKKVLDMGCGTSVLAILAAKMGAKTVTAIDNDEWAYNNSVENIARNEAGNKVKAFLGDAEIISETYDVIFANINRNILMRDIPAYTSHLEKSGILLLSGFYDADVPVVSDKAESNGVKFIHKSVKNNWSVLKFKKK